A window from Synechococcus sp. RSCCF101 encodes these proteins:
- a CDS encoding peptidylprolyl isomerase, translating into MTKAVMETDAGSVTLELFDGDAPNTVANFVKLAEDGFYNGLSFHRVIDGFMAQGGCPNSRDGAPGMAGTGGPGYTIPCEINSRKHMAGSLSMAHAGRDTGGSQFFLCHESQPHLDGVHTVFGQTGDLDVVLAIRQGTRIKTVTIQP; encoded by the coding sequence GTGACCAAGGCTGTGATGGAGACCGATGCCGGCAGCGTGACGCTGGAGCTGTTCGACGGGGACGCGCCCAACACGGTGGCCAACTTCGTGAAGCTGGCCGAGGACGGCTTCTACAACGGCCTCAGCTTCCACCGGGTCATCGACGGCTTCATGGCCCAGGGCGGCTGCCCCAACAGCCGCGATGGTGCACCGGGCATGGCCGGCACCGGCGGCCCGGGCTACACGATCCCCTGCGAGATCAACAGCCGGAAGCACATGGCCGGAAGCCTGTCGATGGCCCATGCCGGCCGGGACACCGGTGGCAGTCAGTTCTTCCTCTGCCATGAATCCCAGCCCCATCTCGACGGGGTGCACACGGTCTTCGGTCAGACCGGAGATCTCGATGTGGTCCTGGCCATCCGCCAGGGCACCCGCATCAAAACGGTGACGATCCAGCCGTGA
- a CDS encoding M61 family metallopeptidase: MVAVELSLEEPGRQLVSVSISWTPHHRRQVLQLPSWTPGSYLIRDYVQWLEDLQLSQNDAPRAVRRIAVNRWQVDLPHLEPLTLRYRIQASELTVRTCHLDRSHGFLALAAVVMEVEGQRWTPHQLSLNLPEDWHAFLPLPERAPEDGGGWLAADFDALVDTPLELGPHLSQTFEVRGVPHRWVCWSEAPEPGLPSDWIALLQAVCDRCCELMGEAAPAAERYLFILHLLEQGYGGLEHDLGSVLQFSWRDLAEADGLRHLLQLAAHEYLHQWNVRRLRPRALVPYDYGGPVITADLWFAEGITSYLDLFLPLHIGQAREADLLSDLGRDLSRYRLTPGRHHQSLSLSSQEAWVKLYRRHDNAADSQVSYYLKGAVVALCLDLHLRRHGQALLTVLRSLWQRFGRHGGGYSREDLISAFAATAADLALLLPIWLDDCEDPDLDGYLADVGLALRPHSAAGAALAGLRVSADGGAPLLARRVERDGAAARAGCLSGDELLALDGWRLRRPEDLDQQLRPGSRQELLISRRGRLHSLPLHCAESGTGHWTLELNDAAPPDAHRARERWLQLVP, encoded by the coding sequence GTGGTCGCGGTTGAACTCAGCCTGGAGGAGCCGGGCCGCCAGCTGGTCAGCGTCTCCATCAGCTGGACTCCCCACCACCGGCGACAGGTGCTGCAACTGCCGAGCTGGACTCCTGGCTCATATCTGATCCGCGATTACGTCCAGTGGCTGGAGGATCTCCAGCTCTCCCAGAACGACGCCCCCCGGGCGGTGCGTCGCATCGCGGTCAACCGCTGGCAGGTGGACCTGCCCCACCTCGAACCGCTCACACTCCGCTACCGCATCCAGGCCAGTGAGCTGACGGTGCGCACCTGCCACCTCGACCGGAGCCACGGCTTCCTGGCCCTGGCGGCGGTGGTGATGGAAGTGGAGGGGCAGCGCTGGACCCCCCACCAGCTCAGCCTCAACCTTCCCGAGGACTGGCACGCCTTCCTGCCCCTTCCGGAACGGGCACCGGAGGACGGGGGCGGCTGGCTGGCAGCCGACTTCGACGCCCTAGTCGACACCCCGCTGGAACTGGGGCCGCATCTCAGCCAAACCTTCGAAGTGCGTGGGGTGCCGCACCGGTGGGTCTGCTGGAGCGAGGCGCCGGAACCGGGCCTGCCCTCCGACTGGATCGCGCTGCTGCAGGCCGTCTGCGATCGCTGCTGCGAGCTCATGGGGGAGGCGGCGCCGGCGGCGGAGCGTTACCTCTTCATCCTTCACCTGCTCGAGCAGGGCTACGGCGGACTGGAGCACGACCTGGGCTCTGTGCTCCAGTTCAGCTGGCGGGACCTGGCCGAAGCAGACGGGCTGCGCCACCTGCTGCAGCTGGCGGCCCATGAGTACCTGCACCAGTGGAACGTGCGTCGTCTGCGGCCCCGGGCGCTGGTGCCCTACGACTACGGCGGGCCGGTGATCACCGCCGACCTCTGGTTCGCCGAGGGCATCACGAGCTATCTGGATTTGTTCCTGCCACTGCACATCGGGCAGGCCCGGGAAGCCGATCTCCTCAGCGATCTCGGCCGGGATCTCTCCCGCTACCGGCTCACCCCGGGACGGCACCACCAGTCGCTCTCCCTGAGCAGCCAGGAGGCCTGGGTCAAGCTCTACCGCCGCCACGACAACGCCGCGGACAGCCAGGTGAGCTACTACCTCAAGGGGGCGGTGGTGGCCCTCTGCCTGGACCTGCACCTGCGGCGCCACGGGCAGGCGCTCCTGACCGTGCTCCGTTCGCTCTGGCAGCGCTTCGGGCGCCATGGAGGGGGCTACAGCCGCGAGGATCTGATCAGTGCCTTCGCCGCGACGGCCGCCGATCTGGCCCTGCTGCTGCCGATCTGGCTGGATGACTGCGAGGATCCGGATCTGGATGGATATCTCGCCGACGTGGGCCTTGCGCTCCGCCCCCACAGCGCGGCCGGCGCGGCCCTCGCCGGTCTCCGGGTCTCCGCCGATGGCGGTGCTCCCCTTCTGGCGCGGCGGGTCGAGCGCGACGGCGCCGCAGCCCGGGCCGGCTGCCTGAGCGGCGATGAACTGCTGGCCCTCGATGGCTGGCGCCTGCGCCGCCCCGAGGACCTCGATCAGCAGCTCCGGCCCGGCAGCCGGCAGGAGCTGCTGATCAGCCGTCGCGGGCGTTTGCACAGCCTCCCCCTTCACTGCGCCGAGAGCGGCACCGGCCACTGGACCCTGGAGCTGAACGACGCGGCACCGCCGGACGCTCACCGCGCCCGCGAGCGCTGGCTTCAGCTGGTGCCATGA
- a CDS encoding DUF3110 domain-containing protein, producing the protein MRVHVLLFDAGTDSEGIHSLEIEGRTVVLLFEDADDAERYAGLLEAQDFPTPTVEAVERSEMEAFCEQSGYEGRLVPQAFRPSTDEERLMLAPPPSNRDVSDWKEAREADASNPAGAATEDRASSSEALDALRRQLEGLL; encoded by the coding sequence ATGCGCGTGCATGTGCTGCTCTTCGATGCCGGCACCGACAGCGAGGGCATCCATTCCCTGGAGATCGAGGGGCGCACGGTGGTGCTGCTGTTCGAGGATGCCGACGACGCCGAGCGCTATGCCGGCCTTCTCGAGGCGCAGGACTTCCCCACCCCCACGGTGGAGGCGGTGGAACGCAGCGAAATGGAGGCCTTCTGCGAGCAGTCGGGATACGAGGGTCGCCTGGTGCCCCAAGCCTTCCGGCCCAGCACCGACGAGGAGCGCCTGATGCTGGCGCCGCCACCCTCCAACAGGGATGTGAGCGACTGGAAGGAGGCCCGGGAAGCGGACGCGTCGAATCCGGCCGGCGCGGCGACGGAGGACAGGGCCTCCTCCTCCGAGGCGCTCGATGCGCTCCGGCGCCAGCTGGAGGGCCTGCTGTGA
- a CDS encoding DUF1257 domain-containing protein → MSHLSILPTVLRDADILKLALTDLGLTPLPAHTLHGFGDQTVPVVLAVQLPGGPCIGWRRCSDGHLEVVADLARLAVHSRLERLLSDLGRRYALREAMGRALSDLPEARVDWGELPATPVSTSP, encoded by the coding sequence ATGTCCCACCTCTCCATCCTGCCCACGGTGCTCCGCGATGCGGACATCCTGAAGCTGGCTCTGACGGACCTCGGACTCACCCCCCTGCCGGCCCACACCCTCCACGGCTTCGGCGATCAGACGGTGCCGGTGGTGCTGGCGGTGCAGCTTCCCGGTGGCCCCTGCATCGGCTGGCGGCGCTGCAGCGACGGGCATCTGGAGGTGGTGGCCGACCTGGCGCGTCTGGCGGTTCACAGCCGTCTCGAGCGCCTGCTCTCCGATCTGGGCCGTCGCTACGCCCTGCGCGAGGCTATGGGCCGGGCCCTGAGCGATCTTCCCGAGGCCAGGGTCGACTGGGGCGAGCTGCCGGCGACCCCCGTCTCGACATCCCCCTGA
- the ribBA gene encoding bifunctional 3,4-dihydroxy-2-butanone-4-phosphate synthase/GTP cyclohydrolase II — MPLFDSIADALAAIRNGESVVVVDDENRENEGDLICAAQFATPEQINFMATEARGLICLAMEGERLDALDLPLMVDRNTDSNQTAFTVSVDAGPEHGVGTGISAEDRARTIQVAIHPSTAPADLRRPGHIFPLRARPGGVLRRAGHTEAAVDLARLSGLYPAGVICEIQNPDGSMARLSELSLYARRHGLRLISIADLIRYRLETERFVRRHAETALPSRFGTFRAIGYRNDMDGTEHVAIVKGHPERSADPVMVRVHSECLTGDAFGSLRCDCRPQLEQALRMIEAEGEGVVVYLRQEGRGIGLINKLRAYSLQDGGLDTVEANERLGFPADLRDYGVGAQILTDLGISRLRLITNNPRKIAGLDGYGLRVEGRVPLEVDPGRFNQAYLETKRRKLGHLFSDPSVPTAVLGWHGPTSDPLHWLPRWQDLCALASAAGLELVPERRPRVLALLGQPELAARVSSDDLAPPQVLCRMLNLMAGWDESAAVSLLLDDGAVHATHPSGSLDPERRDLAELRDGETLQLPQSGLLRWGVTAGSSPF, encoded by the coding sequence ATGCCGCTTTTCGACAGCATTGCCGACGCGCTCGCCGCGATCCGCAACGGCGAGTCGGTGGTGGTTGTCGACGACGAGAACCGGGAGAACGAGGGTGACCTGATCTGTGCGGCCCAGTTCGCCACGCCCGAACAGATCAATTTCATGGCCACCGAAGCGCGGGGCCTGATCTGTCTGGCGATGGAGGGTGAGCGCCTCGATGCCCTCGATCTCCCGCTGATGGTGGATCGCAACACCGACAGCAATCAGACGGCCTTCACCGTGAGCGTGGACGCCGGTCCGGAGCACGGCGTGGGCACCGGCATCTCAGCCGAGGATCGTGCCCGCACCATTCAGGTGGCGATCCATCCGTCCACCGCCCCCGCCGATCTGCGGCGACCCGGTCACATCTTTCCTCTCAGGGCCCGCCCGGGCGGTGTCCTGCGGCGGGCCGGCCACACGGAAGCCGCCGTCGATCTGGCCCGTCTGTCAGGCCTCTACCCGGCCGGGGTGATCTGCGAGATCCAGAACCCGGACGGTTCCATGGCCCGCCTCTCCGAGCTGAGCCTCTACGCCAGGCGCCACGGCCTGCGCCTGATCAGCATCGCTGACCTCATCCGCTACCGGCTGGAGACCGAGCGTTTCGTGCGCCGCCATGCCGAGACGGCACTGCCGAGCCGCTTCGGAACCTTCCGGGCCATCGGCTACCGCAACGACATGGATGGCACGGAGCACGTGGCCATCGTCAAGGGGCACCCCGAGCGCTCGGCCGATCCGGTGATGGTGCGGGTGCACTCCGAGTGCCTCACCGGTGATGCCTTCGGTTCCCTGCGCTGCGACTGCCGGCCTCAGCTGGAGCAGGCCCTGCGCATGATCGAGGCCGAGGGTGAGGGCGTGGTGGTCTACCTGCGCCAGGAGGGTCGCGGCATCGGGCTGATCAACAAGCTGCGGGCCTACAGCCTTCAGGACGGCGGCCTCGACACCGTCGAGGCCAACGAACGGCTCGGCTTCCCGGCCGACCTGCGCGACTACGGCGTCGGCGCTCAGATCCTCACCGATCTGGGCATCTCGCGCCTGCGGCTGATCACCAACAACCCACGCAAGATCGCGGGCCTCGATGGCTACGGCCTGCGGGTGGAGGGCCGGGTGCCCCTCGAGGTGGACCCCGGCCGCTTCAACCAGGCCTATCTCGAGACCAAGCGCCGCAAGCTTGGCCATCTCTTCTCGGATCCGTCCGTTCCAACGGCCGTTCTGGGCTGGCATGGGCCCACCTCCGATCCACTGCACTGGCTGCCCCGCTGGCAGGACCTCTGCGCCCTGGCCTCCGCCGCCGGGCTGGAACTGGTGCCGGAGCGGCGGCCGCGGGTGCTGGCCCTGCTGGGTCAGCCGGAACTGGCGGCCCGGGTGTCCTCGGATGATCTGGCCCCGCCGCAGGTGCTCTGCCGGATGCTGAACCTGATGGCGGGGTGGGATGAATCCGCGGCCGTGTCCCTGCTGCTGGACGATGGCGCGGTGCATGCCACACACCCCAGCGGGAGCCTGGACCCGGAGCGCCGCGACCTGGCGGAGCTCCGGGATGGCGAGACCCTGCAGCTGCCTCAGAGCGGGCTGCTGCGCTGGGGGGTCACGGCTGGATCGTCACCGTTTTGA
- the murQ gene encoding N-acetylmuramic acid 6-phosphate etherase produces MSGPGADRGHLLTEQSNAASSDLDSMATADLVALFCREDRRPQEAVQAAAAELTRAIDAVAARLQAGGRLFYIGAGTSGRLGVLDAVECPPTFCSDPDQVQGVLAGGPPALLRSSEGLEDERQAGEEELRGRGLASSDALVGIAAGGTTPFVLGALEHGRSVGALTVALACVPREQAPMPCDIDIRLLTGPELLTGSTRLKAGTATKMALNILSTGVMVRLGKVHGNRMVDVAATNSKLLDRARRIVRDLAGVSGDEAGVALEAAGGSVKLALLMLASGLDRGAATEHLARHGPSLRVALEAASASLPIA; encoded by the coding sequence GTGAGCGGACCGGGCGCAGACCGGGGTCATCTGCTCACCGAACAGAGCAACGCAGCCAGCAGCGACCTGGACTCCATGGCCACGGCGGACCTCGTGGCCCTCTTCTGCCGCGAGGATCGGCGTCCCCAGGAGGCGGTGCAGGCCGCCGCAGCCGAGCTGACGCGGGCCATCGATGCGGTGGCCGCCAGGCTCCAGGCCGGCGGGCGGCTCTTTTACATCGGTGCCGGCACCAGCGGCCGGCTCGGGGTTCTCGATGCGGTGGAGTGCCCTCCCACCTTCTGCAGCGATCCGGATCAGGTGCAGGGGGTGCTGGCCGGTGGTCCCCCGGCCCTGCTGCGCAGTTCGGAGGGCCTCGAGGATGAGCGGCAGGCGGGGGAAGAGGAGCTGCGCGGCCGCGGCCTTGCCAGCTCCGATGCGTTGGTGGGGATCGCGGCCGGCGGCACCACCCCCTTCGTGCTGGGGGCCCTCGAGCACGGCCGCAGCGTGGGCGCCCTGACGGTGGCCCTCGCCTGTGTGCCGCGGGAGCAGGCCCCGATGCCCTGCGACATCGACATCCGCCTGCTGACCGGCCCTGAACTCCTCACCGGATCGACCCGGCTGAAGGCGGGCACAGCCACCAAGATGGCCCTGAACATCCTCTCGACGGGCGTGATGGTGCGCCTCGGCAAGGTCCACGGCAACCGCATGGTGGATGTGGCCGCCACCAACAGCAAGCTGCTGGACAGGGCGCGGCGGATCGTGCGCGACCTGGCCGGAGTGAGCGGCGATGAGGCGGGTGTGGCGCTTGAGGCCGCCGGTGGGTCGGTGAAGCTGGCGCTGCTGATGCTGGCCAGCGGACTGGACCGGGGAGCGGCCACGGAGCATCTGGCCCGCCACGGCCCCTCCCTGCGGGTGGCGCTGGAAGCGGCGAGCGCCAGCCTCCCGATCGCCTGA
- the purN gene encoding phosphoribosylglycinamide formyltransferase produces the protein MPAAADPSHHLGSVQWPLPLQDPTAGDLSGPPLRLGVMASGRGSNFEALVRACRRGELQAEVVQLVVNVPDCPARGRAERLEVPCTCLDHRRYSDRTCLDEDLIALFRRRSVQLVVMAGWMRIVTPRLVEAFAGRLINIHPSLLPAFRGMDAVGQALRAGVRLSGCTVHRVTAEVDAGEILVQAAVPVLDGDSAVSLAARIQEQEHRILPLGVQLAGERLPRDPGPGPIQG, from the coding sequence ATGCCCGCTGCAGCAGACCCTAGCCATCACCTGGGGTCCGTCCAGTGGCCGTTGCCACTGCAGGACCCCACTGCCGGGGACCTTTCGGGACCTCCTCTGCGGCTGGGGGTGATGGCCTCCGGCCGCGGCTCCAACTTCGAGGCCCTGGTGCGGGCCTGCCGCCGTGGGGAGCTGCAGGCCGAGGTGGTGCAACTGGTGGTGAACGTGCCGGACTGTCCGGCCCGCGGCAGGGCTGAGCGGCTCGAGGTTCCATGCACCTGCCTCGACCATCGCCGATACAGCGATCGCACGTGCCTCGACGAGGATCTGATCGCCCTCTTCCGGCGTCGGTCGGTGCAGTTGGTGGTGATGGCCGGCTGGATGCGCATCGTCACGCCCCGGCTGGTGGAGGCCTTCGCCGGACGGCTGATCAACATTCACCCTTCGCTTCTCCCCGCCTTCCGCGGCATGGATGCCGTGGGCCAGGCCCTGCGCGCCGGTGTGCGGCTGAGCGGCTGCACCGTGCACCGGGTCACGGCGGAGGTGGATGCCGGGGAGATCCTGGTTCAGGCGGCGGTTCCTGTGCTGGACGGCGACAGTGCCGTGAGCCTCGCAGCCCGCATCCAGGAGCAGGAGCACCGGATCCTGCCGCTGGGTGTTCAGCTGGCCGGGGAGCGCCTGCCGCGGGATCCCGGTCCGGGGCCGATTCAGGGATAG
- a CDS encoding helicase DnaB — MPPLNPALSLAEDPAALSVEGQRPDPVDFTPEELRELQRRFGVHGPQTRLAQLFTEGLDQLQPLRSRTLSRLEAMRPLILQQARRQSVNPMLLTAILFDEMQHGKPGENLPFLAHSGLFRTLGPAQLGVGELQHQGLLSDSPSDAELAAARERLLDPASTVELLAAKMARLKRALDLPADRMLQSSVSPRDAKGLATLAYLHNGKLDYPARILSYMHDAELHALIYSRRQPIRPPLV, encoded by the coding sequence GTGCCCCCGCTCAACCCCGCGCTGTCCCTGGCCGAGGATCCGGCGGCTCTGAGCGTGGAGGGCCAGCGCCCGGATCCCGTCGATTTCACTCCCGAGGAGCTGCGCGAACTGCAGCGGCGTTTCGGTGTGCACGGTCCCCAGACCCGACTGGCCCAGCTGTTCACCGAAGGGCTCGATCAGCTGCAGCCGCTCCGGAGCCGCACCCTCTCCCGCCTCGAGGCGATGCGGCCGCTGATCCTGCAGCAGGCCCGGCGCCAGAGCGTGAACCCCATGCTCCTCACCGCGATCCTCTTCGATGAGATGCAGCACGGCAAGCCGGGAGAGAACCTGCCCTTCCTGGCCCACTCGGGACTCTTCCGAACCCTGGGGCCCGCCCAGCTCGGCGTGGGTGAGCTCCAGCACCAGGGGCTGCTGAGCGATTCCCCCAGCGACGCCGAACTCGCCGCCGCCCGGGAACGGCTGCTTGATCCAGCCAGCACCGTCGAGCTCCTCGCCGCCAAGATGGCGCGCCTGAAACGGGCACTCGATCTCCCGGCCGATCGCATGCTGCAGAGCAGTGTCAGTCCGCGGGACGCCAAGGGCCTGGCGACGTTGGCTTACCTCCACAACGGCAAGCTCGACTACCCGGCGCGGATTCTCTCCTACATGCACGATGCCGAGCTGCATGCCCTGATCTACTCCAGACGCCAGCCCATCCGACCGCCGCTGGTCTGA
- the argC gene encoding N-acetyl-gamma-glutamyl-phosphate reductase, with protein sequence MSQPGASHRVAVIGASGYGGLQMIRLLRDHPVLRVSMLCGERSAGRAWSSLVPFLPLEQDLTVQPPDAEAIADQADFAVLSLPNGVACTLVPDLLARGVRVVDLSADYRYRSLDRWKEVYAAEASASPRDDVALCSQAVYGLPEWNPEAIAAADLVAAPGCFPTASLLALLPFLNQGLIETKGIIIDAKTGSSGGGRAAREHLLLAEAGEAVAPYGVIGHRHTSEIEQQASLACGHAVQLQFTPHLMPMVRGLLATVYGQLRDPGLTAEDCSTVLSAAYRHSPCVSILPVGTYPSTKWVRQTNLAQLSVQVDQRTGQLVVISAIDNLIKGQAGQGLQCLNLMAGLDGPCGLPLAPFYP encoded by the coding sequence ATGAGCCAGCCCGGCGCTTCCCATCGCGTGGCCGTCATCGGCGCCAGTGGCTACGGCGGCCTTCAGATGATCCGTCTGCTCCGGGATCACCCGGTGCTGCGGGTGAGCATGCTCTGCGGCGAACGCAGCGCCGGCCGGGCCTGGAGCAGCCTGGTCCCGTTCCTGCCCCTTGAGCAGGACCTGACGGTGCAGCCTCCCGATGCCGAGGCCATCGCCGATCAGGCCGACTTCGCCGTGCTGAGCCTTCCCAACGGTGTGGCCTGCACCCTGGTGCCGGATCTTCTGGCGCGGGGCGTGCGCGTGGTGGATCTCTCGGCGGACTACCGCTACCGGTCACTGGACCGCTGGAAGGAGGTCTACGCCGCCGAAGCCTCCGCCAGCCCGAGGGACGATGTGGCCCTGTGCAGCCAGGCGGTCTACGGCCTGCCGGAATGGAATCCGGAGGCCATCGCCGCGGCCGACCTGGTGGCGGCACCGGGCTGCTTTCCCACCGCCAGCCTGCTGGCCCTGCTCCCCTTTCTCAATCAGGGACTGATCGAGACCAAGGGGATCATCATCGATGCCAAGACGGGGAGCTCCGGCGGGGGCCGCGCCGCCCGCGAGCACCTGCTGCTGGCGGAGGCCGGCGAGGCGGTGGCGCCCTACGGCGTGATCGGCCACCGCCACACCTCCGAGATCGAACAGCAGGCCTCCCTCGCCTGCGGCCATGCCGTCCAGCTGCAGTTCACCCCCCACCTCATGCCGATGGTCCGGGGCCTGCTGGCCACCGTCTACGGCCAGCTCAGGGATCCCGGCCTCACGGCCGAGGACTGCTCCACCGTGCTCAGCGCCGCCTACCGGCACTCGCCCTGCGTCTCGATCCTGCCGGTGGGCACCTACCCCAGCACGAAATGGGTGCGGCAGACCAACCTCGCCCAGCTCTCGGTCCAGGTGGACCAGCGCACGGGCCAGCTCGTGGTGATCTCGGCGATCGACAACCTGATCAAGGGCCAGGCCGGCCAGGGCCTGCAGTGCCTCAACCTGATGGCCGGGCTCGACGGCCCGTGCGGCCTGCCGCTGGCGCCCTTCTATCCCTGA
- the mtnP gene encoding S-methyl-5'-thioadenosine phosphorylase: protein MSAPSSSDDRPSLPGGLDTARLGVIGGSGLYAIEGLEEVSEHTVRTPFGEPSDALRLGCLGGMEVVFLARHGRHHHLLPGEVPYRANIWALRSMGVRWLLSFSAVGSLQEACRPLDVVVPDQFIDRTRDRPASFFGHGAVAHVSLADPFCPVLSGHLAEAAAGCVPAGRQLHRGGTYLCMEGPAFSTRAESQLYRSWSCTVIGMTNHTEARLAREAELAYACLAMVTDYDCWHAGHADVSVDLVIDNLRANASLAQQVVQACATRLAAARPACPAHAALRDALMTPPAQVPADTRRRLDLFTTPYWGPFAGPG, encoded by the coding sequence TTGAGCGCCCCGTCTTCCTCCGACGATCGACCCTCCCTTCCCGGCGGGCTGGACACCGCCCGGCTGGGGGTGATCGGTGGCAGCGGCCTCTATGCGATCGAGGGCCTGGAGGAGGTGAGCGAGCACACCGTCCGCACACCCTTCGGCGAGCCGTCCGATGCGCTGCGGCTCGGGTGCCTGGGCGGCATGGAGGTGGTCTTCCTGGCCCGCCATGGACGCCATCACCACCTGCTGCCGGGCGAGGTGCCCTACCGGGCCAACATCTGGGCGCTGCGGTCGATGGGCGTGCGCTGGCTGCTCTCCTTCTCCGCCGTGGGCTCGCTGCAGGAGGCCTGCCGGCCTCTGGACGTGGTGGTTCCGGATCAGTTCATCGACCGCACGCGCGACCGCCCGGCCAGCTTCTTCGGCCATGGGGCCGTCGCCCACGTGAGCCTGGCCGATCCGTTCTGTCCGGTGCTCTCCGGGCACCTGGCCGAGGCGGCGGCCGGCTGTGTGCCCGCCGGCCGGCAGCTGCATCGCGGCGGCACCTACCTCTGCATGGAGGGCCCGGCCTTCTCCACCCGGGCCGAATCGCAGCTGTACCGGAGCTGGAGCTGCACGGTGATCGGCATGACGAACCACACCGAGGCCCGACTGGCCCGGGAAGCGGAACTGGCCTACGCCTGTCTGGCCATGGTCACGGATTACGACTGCTGGCACGCCGGCCATGCCGATGTGAGCGTGGACCTCGTCATCGACAACCTGCGGGCCAACGCCTCCCTGGCCCAGCAGGTGGTGCAGGCCTGCGCCACGCGGCTGGCCGCGGCCCGTCCGGCCTGCCCCGCCCACGCGGCCCTGCGCGATGCCCTGATGACCCCACCTGCCCAGGTGCCGGCCGACACCCGCCGCCGGCTGGATCTGTTCACGACGCCGTACTGGGGCCCGTTCGCTGGGCCCGGCTGA
- a CDS encoding N-acetylmuramoyl-L-alanine amidase, whose amino-acid sequence MTPRQRQTLAGAGLIGSITLLTGLALLLAGGGGGGSEGNARSASLLELLEQVARPEADPERQPAPDPPPHPPWRSPLRRQCEGIDPGLRQRLSRGREQLPERAQRVLIDPTNYGRRHRLDAYGNPLDPTPRVVVLHETVFSMESAINTFLTTHPRDEDQVSYHTVIGDDGTIVVLVDPARRAFGAGNSAFQGEWAITNAGLRGSVNNFALHVSLETPRDGADDGLGHSGYTPSQYDALALVLDDWMERYGLTPFAVTSHAAVDLGGERSDPRSFDWSALQARLAALDRLCPT is encoded by the coding sequence ATGACCCCCCGCCAGCGCCAGACCCTGGCCGGTGCCGGCCTGATCGGGAGCATCACCCTGCTGACTGGCCTGGCGCTCCTGCTCGCCGGAGGTGGGGGCGGCGGCTCCGAGGGCAATGCACGCAGCGCCTCGCTGCTGGAACTGCTGGAACAGGTGGCCCGACCCGAGGCCGATCCCGAACGGCAACCGGCACCGGATCCGCCTCCCCATCCACCCTGGCGCTCGCCGCTTCGGCGTCAGTGCGAGGGGATCGATCCCGGCCTCCGCCAGCGGCTGAGCCGCGGCCGCGAGCAGTTGCCGGAGCGGGCGCAGCGGGTGCTGATCGATCCCACCAACTACGGACGCCGGCACCGGCTGGATGCCTATGGGAACCCCCTCGATCCCACACCCCGGGTGGTGGTGCTGCACGAGACCGTGTTCAGCATGGAATCGGCGATCAACACCTTCCTCACCACTCACCCCAGAGATGAGGACCAGGTCTCGTATCACACCGTGATCGGCGATGACGGAACGATCGTGGTGCTGGTGGACCCGGCCCGTCGCGCCTTCGGGGCCGGCAACTCCGCCTTTCAGGGCGAATGGGCGATCACCAACGCCGGGCTGCGGGGTTCGGTCAACAACTTCGCCCTGCACGTGAGCCTGGAGACACCAAGGGACGGTGCGGACGACGGTCTCGGCCATTCCGGCTACACCCCATCCCAGTACGACGCCCTGGCCCTGGTGCTCGACGACTGGATGGAGCGCTACGGACTGACGCCGTTCGCGGTCACCAGCCACGCGGCCGTGGATCTGGGAGGAGAGCGATCCGACCCCCGCAGCTTCGACTGGTCGGCCCTTCAGGCCCGTCTCGCCGCCCTCGATCGCCTCTGCCCGACCTGA